The sequence CTATAACATTATACGCTTCCAGTAAGATTGCACCAGTCTTTGCCGCAACTGTAAAGAAAATAGGAATTGCATTGCCGGATACAGGTTCGGCAGTTGTCGGTGCAGATATGAGACCTATTCATGCTTTGTTTTACTTCTTAGGAGAGAAACCTATAGGAATAATAATAGCTTTTGCAGGTGTATTTGCAATATTGTTCTTATTCAAAAAGAATCCTAAAGCATGGCATAAGGCCTTTGGATATGTTGAAGATGACTCCAACAAATAACAAATGTTTTTAGTTTAAAAAAATTTTTATAGACAGGCCACCTGATATTCAGGTGGCTTTTGCCGGATTTAACGGTTAGTATAGAAAGGAGTAATTTAAAATGAAAAAATGGAAAGTTGCTGCTACAGCAGTTACATTTGGCAGGATTAACAAAGAGCCTTTAAAACGATTGGAGGAATTAGGGTGTGAAGTAACTCTTAATCCATATGGAAGGCCTCTTACAAATGAAGAAATGATTCAATATGCTTCCGATGCGGATGCGTTGATTGTCGGAAATGATAAGGTCCCTGGCAATGTGATAGAGAAATGCAAGAATCTTAAAATAATTGCAAAGCATGGAGTAGGAGTAGATGCAATAGATATTAAAACTGCGAATAAATTGGGAATAGTTGTTACAAATGCTCCTGCTACAAATAGTCAAGAAGTAGCTGATTTGGCTTTCGGTTTTTTAATTATGCTGGCACGTGGTCTTTATCAAGCTAATTATGATACCAAAGCTGGCCGATGGATAAAACCTACGGGAATAAGTTTGTATAAAAAAACAATCGGAATTGTAGGGCTTGGAGCCATAGGTACTGCAGCCGCAAAAAGGGCTACGGGGTTTGATATGGACATATTGGGATATGATATTGAGAAGAATTCATCGGCATTAAAATTGGGAATAAAATATGTTGAACTGGACGAATTATTATCAAAGTCGGATTTCATAACATTGCACCTACCGCTAACTGATAAAACTTTGAATATTCTTGATGCAGATAAATTTAAATTGATGAAAAAAGGGGCTATTTTAGTTGATACAGCCAGAAAACAGCTTGTGGATTATGATGCTTTGTACAAAGCTTTAACAGACGGAACTTTAAGAGGATATGCTACTGATGTGTATGATTTTGAACCACCTGCCCATATGCCTCTTTTTGATTTGCCTAATGTTATATTAGCACCCCATATTGGCGGAACAACTATTGAATCAAACAGACGTATGGGAGATACGGCAGTTGATAATGTCATAGCTGTTATAAAAGGGCAGACTCCTCCCAATCTCATTACATTAAAATAAATCTTCAAGAAATGAGGATAATTTAATACATTAATACGTTATTGTTTAATGCTAAATATGTTCTTTTAGTGTATAATAAATCTGTGTGATGACAATCATATAAATTAAAATTAAGGAGGGAATCACGGCAATATGAAGATTACATCGTTAGAGTTATACAAGATAAAGCCGAGATGGATATTTTTAAAGATAAATACTGATGAAGGTATAAGCGGATGGGGTGAGTTGATTTCTGGTACAAAAACGGAAACTGTTGTAGCAGGTGCCAAAGAAATGGGAGAGTACATTATTGGTAAGGATCCCACTCAAATTGAAGATTTATGGCAAGTACTTTACCGATCTTTCTTTAGAGGCGGCCCTATAAATATGACTATTTTATCCGGAATTGAAATGGCTTTATGGGATATTAAAGGTAAATATTATAATATGCCTGTATATGAATTCCTCGGAGGAAGAGCAAGAGATAAGATTATGGTTTATTCATGGATAGGAGGGGATAGGCCTTCAGATGTTGCCAATGAAGCTCTAAAGAGAAAAGAACTGGGCTTTAGAGCTGTTAAAATGAATGCGACGGAGGAACTTCATTATATAGATTCTTATAAAAAGGTAGATGCAGTACTTGAAAGAGTGGATTCAATCAGAAAAGCAGTAGGATATGATTTGGAGATAGGAGTTGATTTCCATGGCCGTGTCCATAAAGCAATGGCTAAAGTTTTAGCTAAGGAGCTGGAGAAGTACAGACCTATGTTTATTGAAGAACCTGTATTGCCGGAAAATAATGATGCCTTAGAAGAGATTGCGTCCCATACTTCCATACCTATAGCAACGGGAGAGAGGCTATATACAAGATGGGCATTTAAGGATATATTCAGAAGGGGAATTGTAGATATAGTTCAACCTGATTTGGCGTTGACAGGAGGAATTTTTGAAGGCAAAAAGATAGCTGCTATGGCGGAGGCTTTTGATGTGGCAGTGGCACCTCATGCTCCTTATGGTCCTATAGCTCTTGCGGCAACATTGCAGCTTGATGTTTGTACACCTAACGTGTTTATACAGGAGCAAAGCCTTGGAATCCATTATAATCAAGGATTTGATTTGCTTGATTTTGTTAAGAACAAAGAAATATTTAATTATAAAAACGGATTTGTGGATATACCAAAGGGCAATGGTCTTGGAATTGAGATAGATGAAGAATATGTTAAAAAAATAAGCGAAGAAGGACTCCACTGGACAAACCCAAGATGGAGAAACTATGACGGAACAATTGCTGAGTGGTAATAAATACTTATAGAACATTAAAAAGCTGCTTGTATCAAGCTAAGAGTGATGCAAGCAGCTTTTTAATAAGATTAAGCAATTTTATTGTAATTAAAATAGATTAAATTTATATTTATTTGAAAGCTATAGATATTTTCTATTTTTATTAATTTTTTTCTTATTATATAATTTACTTGGTTAAATAAATTAAGGGGGAGTTATAAAATGGGCAGTTATAATGAAATGTGGCAAAAATTGAATATGGATTTACAAAAACACGATATTCTTTGCGCGGCTTTGCCTGATTCTTTTGGAGAGATTTACATGACTCAGAAAAACAGACCGGATAATATGAATTATTTTAACTATGCCCTTGCAGAGGTACACGGAGCAAGAATAGAAGAGATTCAGAAAAGCAAGAAAAACGGTAAAAAGGTAGTAGGGACTTTTTGTGTTTTTGTACCGGACGAAGTGATTTTGGCCGCGGATGCGGTAGGAGTTGGACTTTGCTCTGGAAGTCAATTTTGGGTTGAAGATGGGGAAAAGGTATTACCGAGGAATATATGCCCTTTAGTTAAAGCTTTTATGGGAGCGAAAGTAAGCCGTACTTGCCCTTACTTTCAGTCAACCGATATGATTGTAGGCGAGACAACTTGTGATGCTAAAAAAAAGGCTTATGAAATATTGGAGGAATATATGCCTGTTCATGTAATGGAACTTCCCCAAATGAAAAGAGAGAAAGATTTTCAGGAGTGGCAGGATGAAATCAAGTTATTTATTAAAAAAATAGAAGAATTTACAGGTAATAAAATAACCGTTGAAAAACTGAAAAATTCAATTGATTTGGTGAATAAGAAGAGAAGAGCCTTAAAGAGGCTTTATGATTTGAGGAAACATACCCCTTCTCCTATTAGCGGGTTGGATGCTTTGTTAGTAAGCCAAGTGGCTTTTGTTGACGATCCCATAAGATTTACCGAGAAAACAGAAGAATTGTGCGATGAACTGGATGAAAGAATAAAAACAATGAAACCTAACGGTAGAAAGAGAATTATGATAACAGGAACCCCTATGTCTGTTCCTAATTGGAAAATTCATCATATTATTGAAGGATTGAATGCGGAAATTGTTGTAGAAGAGACATGTACAGGTACTCGATATTTTGAAAAGGAAGTTTTTGATGAAGGAGATACAATTGATGATCTCGTAAGAAACATAGCTGAAAGATATATGAATATAAATTGTGCCTGTTTTACTCCAAATAATGATAGAATAGATGACATTATTAAGTATGCTGAGGAGTATAATGCTGATGGGGTAATTTATTGTAATCTATCTTTCTGTCATACTTATGCCATAGAATATGGAAAATTAGAAAAGGCATTAAAAGAGAATAATATTCCGTTAATCAATATAGAAACAGATTATTCCGAAGAAGATGTGGGACAGATAAGAACAAGGGTTGAGGCATTTTTGGAGATGATTTAGTGGAGAAGAATTTTATACTTTTTCCAAATTATACTCAGGGTTTGAAATTAGAATCCTTGTTAAAGAATAAAAAGATTAAGTATGTTATATCCCCAACTCCAAGACAACTTTCTAAATGTTGCGGCATTTCCATAATGTATGAGAAAAGAGATGAAGAAAATATCAAATCTATTATCAGAGACAATTCTGTAGAGGTTTTAGGATTGTATTCGTTAGATTAGAAGTAAGGGCGTGAAAAGATGTATTATATTGGGATAGATATTGGTTCAACTGCTTCCAAAGTTTCGGTTTTTAATCAAGATGATTTAGTTTTAAATATGGTGATGCCGACGGGATGGAACAGCTTGGACACTTCAATGAAGATAAAAAAGAGCTTGGATGAACAATCCATTGATGTAGATAAATCCGTAGTAGTAGCAACAGGATATGGAAGGGTATCCGTTCCTTATGCGAAAAAAACCGTTACCGAGATTACTTGTCATGGCAAGGGAGCTTATTATTTGGCGGGAGAAGATATAACGGTGATGGATATTGGTGGACAAGATACTAAGATTATAACCGTCAAAGATGGAAATGTAACAAACTTTTTAATGAATGACAAATGTGCCGCGGGAACCGGAAGATTTATTGAATTAATGTCAAATACATTGGGAGTTTCCATAGAAGAAATGGGGGAAATAGCTCTATACGGCAAAAATATCAAAATTACCAGTATGTGTACGGTTTTTGCCGAATCTGAAGTGATTAATCTTATTGGGAGCGGAACAAAACGAGAGGATATAGCACGAGGTGTATTTAATTCTATCATCGGACGAATTAAAACTCTTTTAAATAAAAACGGAATGAGCGGAGCTCTTTATTTAACAGGGGGTTTATGTGAGTTAAAACCATTTGTACAAATTTTATCAGAAAGTATCGGACAGGAAATCCATACGAATCCTTTAGCCAGGTATGCAGGTTCTATAGGAGGAGCTCTATTAGCTAAAAAGTTAGTGATATAAGTAAAAAAACCGTGAGGAATAGAATACGGGAACAGTTTATTGAGGAGGAAACACTTACATTAAATTGAAATATGGATAGTGTGCAGTTTATTATGGCGTATACTTAGTTTTAGTTACGCCGTTTTTTTATAAATATAGGTGATGAATAAAAAACATTGACATAAAATTTTATTTTAAATATAATGAGTTTAACTCTGAGGAATATTATAGTTATATGGATTTGAAATTTGTAATATAAAATATATGATATGAAATATAAATAAAACATATTGTGATTTATATTAATAAAAAAATAAAAAGGAGAATAATGATGCAAACAGTTATTATAACGGATTCTTGCAGTGATCTGCCGCTAAGCTTTATTGAGGGTAGTAATGTAGAAGCTTTAAGCCTTACTTGTCATTTTAAAGATGAGGAATATAAGGATGATTTTGGGAAATCCATCAGCTATAAAGATTTTTATAATCGGGTAAGGAATGGTGAAACTCCTACTACGTCTCAAATTAATACTTATACATTTGTAGAGGAATTTAAGAAATATATATCCATGGGTAAAAGCATTATTTACATAGGATTTTCTTCGGCATTAAGCGGTTGCGTAGCAAGTGCGGAATCTGCGAAAAACGAAATCATGAAAGAATATCCAAATGCGGATGTTGCAGTTGTAGATACAAAAAGTGCTTCTTTAGGGCAGGGACTACTTGTGTATTATGCTTATGATATGCTTTTAAAGGGGAAAAGTAAAGAGGATATAGTGAATTGGCTTGAAGATAACAAATTGAAAATGAATCATTACTTTACGGTAGAGAGTTTGTTTCACCTTTTGAAGGGAGGGAGGATTTCTAAAACAACTGCAGTTTTAGGGACTTTGCTTCAAATAAAGCCTGTACTTCATGTTAACATAGAGGGAAAACTTGTTTCTCTGCACAAAGTAAAGGGAAGGAAGAGTTCTTTAAAAGCTTTGGCAAAAGAGCTGCAAAACAAGATTGTACATCCGGAAGAACAGGTAATTGCTATTAGTCATGGGGATTGTTTAGAAGATGCAAATTTTTTAAGAAAATTGGTGTTAGATGAGTGTAAAGTGAAGGATATAATAATTAACAATGTAGGGCCTGTTATAGGATCTCATTCCGGTCCCGGAACTGTAGCGTTATTTTTTATGGGAGAGAGCAGATAGAAGATTAATTGTACATATATTTATATAATTTCAATTGAGATATTGACAGCAGTAAATATTTAGATTATAATAATGAAAAATATAGTTTTTGATGAAGAGGAGTAGTAATTAAAAGTAAAGTACAGAGAGTCGGTGATGGTGGAAATCCGATGTCCAATTTTAATGAAGACACCTCGGAGATAACAGGCTGAAGTTAAAGTAGGTCTGTTCGCTTAAAGCGTTATATTTACTTGAGTGAGGTATGTGTTTATATATCTAACTTAGGGTGGCAACACGGGAATAAAACCTCTCGTCCCTTTATGGAGACGAGGGGATTTTTTATTTATTGAAGGAGGGAATTTAACATGGGAGAAAAAATGGGAAATTTGAGAAGAACAGATATGTGTGGTAATTTGAGATTAGATGATGTGGGAAGAGAAGTAATTCTTATGGGATGGGTACAAAGACAGAGGAATCTCGGTTCTTTGATATTTGTTGATTTGAGAGATACCAGCGGAATTACTCAGGTTGTTTTTGATGATACGATTTCTAAAGAAATATTTAAAAAGGCAGAGAAGATTAGAAGTGAATATGTTCTTGCTGTTAGAGGTAAAGTAAGAAAAAGAGAATCGGTAAATAATGAAATTCCTACAGGGAAAATAGAGATATTAGCTGATACTCTAAAAATTCTGGATGAATCGGAGACTCCGCCTATCTATATCAAGGACGGAGATGAAGTATCAGAGGCTATGAGGTTGAAATATAGGTATTTGGATTTGAGAAAACCCTCTATGCAAAAGAAATTAAAGATGCGTCACAAAGCAGCTAAAATTATAAGGGATTTTCTCGATGAAAATAACTTTGTGGAAATTGAGACTCCAATGCTTACAAAACCTACTCCGGAAGGAGCAAGGGATTATTTGGTTCCCAGTAGGATAAACGCAGGAAAATTTTATGCTCTTCCTCAATCTCCCCAATTGATGAAACAACTTTTAATGGTATCAGGAATGGACAGATATTATCAAATAGTAAGATGTTTCAGAGATGAAGATTTAAGGGCTAACAGGCAGCCGGAATTTACCCAAGTGGATATGGAAATGAGCTTTGTTGATATAGAAGATGTGATTGAAGTAAATGAAAGACTTTTGAAAAGATTATTTAAAGAACTAAAGGGTGTTGATATTACTATTCCTATTCAAAGAATGACATATAAAGAAGCAATGAACAGATTTGGTTCCGATAAGCCGGATTTGAGATTTGGGTTTGAAATAAGGGATATAAGCGATCTTGTAGGAAATTCATCTTTTAAGGTATTTAAGAATACTATTGACAATAATGGACAGGTAAGAGGAATAAATGTTGACGGCCACGAAGGTGATTTTTCGAGAAAGGATATTTCGAAACTGGAAGAATATATAAAAACTTTCGGCGCAAAAGGTCTTGCTTGGATTAAGATAACTAAAGAAGAAATTTCATCACCAATAGCTAAATTTTTATCTAAAGAAGAATTGGATAATATAATAGAAAGAATGAACGGAAAAGCAGGAGACCTACTTCTGTTTGTGGCAGATAAAGAAAATATAGTCCTTGACAGTCTGGGAAATTTAAGAGTAGAAATTGCCAAAAAATTAAATGTGATAGATAAAGATGACTTAAAACTTTTATGGATAACCGAATTTCCTCTTTTCGAATGGAGTGAGGAGGAGAAAAGATATGTGTCTAAGCATCATCCTTTTACCCATCCGATGGATGAGGACATTGACCTTCTTGAAACTCAGCCTGAAAAAGTAAGAGCTAAGGCTTATGATATAGTTATAAACGGAGATGAAATGGGAGGAGGAAGTATAAGAATAAATGATTCGGACCTTCAGGAGAGAATGTTTAAAGCTTTAGGATTTACTATGGAGGAAGCTTGGAATAAATTCGGATTTCTTCTCGAAGCATTTAAATACGGAACTCCCCCCCACGGT is a genomic window of Acidilutibacter cellobiosedens containing:
- the aspS gene encoding aspartate--tRNA ligase, with protein sequence MGEKMGNLRRTDMCGNLRLDDVGREVILMGWVQRQRNLGSLIFVDLRDTSGITQVVFDDTISKEIFKKAEKIRSEYVLAVRGKVRKRESVNNEIPTGKIEILADTLKILDESETPPIYIKDGDEVSEAMRLKYRYLDLRKPSMQKKLKMRHKAAKIIRDFLDENNFVEIETPMLTKPTPEGARDYLVPSRINAGKFYALPQSPQLMKQLLMVSGMDRYYQIVRCFRDEDLRANRQPEFTQVDMEMSFVDIEDVIEVNERLLKRLFKELKGVDITIPIQRMTYKEAMNRFGSDKPDLRFGFEIRDISDLVGNSSFKVFKNTIDNNGQVRGINVDGHEGDFSRKDISKLEEYIKTFGAKGLAWIKITKEEISSPIAKFLSKEELDNIIERMNGKAGDLLLFVADKENIVLDSLGNLRVEIAKKLNVIDKDDLKLLWITEFPLFEWSEEEKRYVSKHHPFTHPMDEDIDLLETQPEKVRAKAYDIVINGDEMGGGSIRINDSDLQERMFKALGFTMEEAWNKFGFLLEAFKYGTPPHGGLAYGFDRLMMLLTESDNIKDVIAFPKTQSATCLLTDAPTEVSEKQLEEVHIKVNLK
- the dgoD gene encoding galactonate dehydratase, encoding MKITSLELYKIKPRWIFLKINTDEGISGWGELISGTKTETVVAGAKEMGEYIIGKDPTQIEDLWQVLYRSFFRGGPINMTILSGIEMALWDIKGKYYNMPVYEFLGGRARDKIMVYSWIGGDRPSDVANEALKRKELGFRAVKMNATEELHYIDSYKKVDAVLERVDSIRKAVGYDLEIGVDFHGRVHKAMAKVLAKELEKYRPMFIEEPVLPENNDALEEIASHTSIPIATGERLYTRWAFKDIFRRGIVDIVQPDLALTGGIFEGKKIAAMAEAFDVAVAPHAPYGPIALAATLQLDVCTPNVFIQEQSLGIHYNQGFDLLDFVKNKEIFNYKNGFVDIPKGNGLGIEIDEEYVKKISEEGLHWTNPRWRNYDGTIAEW
- a CDS encoding DUF3343 domain-containing protein, producing MEKNFILFPNYTQGLKLESLLKNKKIKYVISPTPRQLSKCCGISIMYEKRDEENIKSIIRDNSVEVLGLYSLD
- a CDS encoding phosphoglycerate dehydrogenase encodes the protein MKKWKVAATAVTFGRINKEPLKRLEELGCEVTLNPYGRPLTNEEMIQYASDADALIVGNDKVPGNVIEKCKNLKIIAKHGVGVDAIDIKTANKLGIVVTNAPATNSQEVADLAFGFLIMLARGLYQANYDTKAGRWIKPTGISLYKKTIGIVGLGAIGTAAAKRATGFDMDILGYDIEKNSSALKLGIKYVELDELLSKSDFITLHLPLTDKTLNILDADKFKLMKKGAILVDTARKQLVDYDALYKALTDGTLRGYATDVYDFEPPAHMPLFDLPNVILAPHIGGTTIESNRRMGDTAVDNVIAVIKGQTPPNLITLK
- a CDS encoding double-cubane-cluster-containing anaerobic reductase; amino-acid sequence: MGSYNEMWQKLNMDLQKHDILCAALPDSFGEIYMTQKNRPDNMNYFNYALAEVHGARIEEIQKSKKNGKKVVGTFCVFVPDEVILAADAVGVGLCSGSQFWVEDGEKVLPRNICPLVKAFMGAKVSRTCPYFQSTDMIVGETTCDAKKKAYEILEEYMPVHVMELPQMKREKDFQEWQDEIKLFIKKIEEFTGNKITVEKLKNSIDLVNKKRRALKRLYDLRKHTPSPISGLDALLVSQVAFVDDPIRFTEKTEELCDELDERIKTMKPNGRKRIMITGTPMSVPNWKIHHIIEGLNAEIVVEETCTGTRYFEKEVFDEGDTIDDLVRNIAERYMNINCACFTPNNDRIDDIIKYAEEYNADGVIYCNLSFCHTYAIEYGKLEKALKENNIPLINIETDYSEEDVGQIRTRVEAFLEMI
- a CDS encoding acyl-CoA dehydratase activase; this encodes MYYIGIDIGSTASKVSVFNQDDLVLNMVMPTGWNSLDTSMKIKKSLDEQSIDVDKSVVVATGYGRVSVPYAKKTVTEITCHGKGAYYLAGEDITVMDIGGQDTKIITVKDGNVTNFLMNDKCAAGTGRFIELMSNTLGVSIEEMGEIALYGKNIKITSMCTVFAESEVINLIGSGTKREDIARGVFNSIIGRIKTLLNKNGMSGALYLTGGLCELKPFVQILSESIGQEIHTNPLARYAGSIGGALLAKKLVI
- a CDS encoding DegV family protein — protein: MQTVIITDSCSDLPLSFIEGSNVEALSLTCHFKDEEYKDDFGKSISYKDFYNRVRNGETPTTSQINTYTFVEEFKKYISMGKSIIYIGFSSALSGCVASAESAKNEIMKEYPNADVAVVDTKSASLGQGLLVYYAYDMLLKGKSKEDIVNWLEDNKLKMNHYFTVESLFHLLKGGRISKTTAVLGTLLQIKPVLHVNIEGKLVSLHKVKGRKSSLKALAKELQNKIVHPEEQVIAISHGDCLEDANFLRKLVLDECKVKDIIINNVGPVIGSHSGPGTVALFFMGESR